A window from Desulfovibrio sp. X2 encodes these proteins:
- a CDS encoding helix-turn-helix transcriptional regulator, translating into METTRTDPNDRTRPDDRGESADAACEDVCNAREVHAGTLDGVRGAMPPDADLFYLAELFKVLGDHTRTRILSALALAELCVCDLAELLGMSHSAVSHQLRALRAARLVRFRREGKNAYYALDDDHVLGLIRQGLEHVRHG; encoded by the coding sequence ATGGAAACGACACGTACCGATCCCAACGACCGTACACGCCCCGATGACCGCGGCGAATCGGCCGACGCGGCCTGCGAGGACGTCTGCAACGCGCGGGAGGTCCACGCCGGGACCCTGGACGGGGTGCGCGGGGCCATGCCGCCCGACGCGGACCTCTTCTACCTGGCCGAGCTCTTCAAGGTCCTGGGCGACCACACGCGCACGCGCATCCTGAGCGCCTTGGCCCTGGCGGAGCTGTGCGTCTGCGACCTCGCGGAGCTGCTCGGCATGTCCCACTCCGCGGTCTCGCACCAGCTGCGCGCCCTGCGCGCGGCCAGGCTGGTGCGCTTCCGGCGCGAGGGCAAGAACGCCTATTACGCCCTGGACGACGACCACGTCCTCGGCCTCATCAGGCAGGGACTGGAGCACGTGCGGCACGGCTGA
- a CDS encoding SO_0444 family Cu/Zn efflux transporter — protein sequence MRPLFAVDPLVKILYASWDVVVEAAPWMLLGILVAGLLKTLLPDDMVARHLGPGSRFAVLKAALLGVPIPLCSCGVLPAAAGLRKQGAGKGAAAAFLVATPETGVDSIAVTYALLDPLMTLLRPLAALVTALVTGYGVSWLDRREKGDRSVWAAEKEAAPAETGGKDIDFQAGASGGSAAPSEAAAPLGPIDLFHPLPPETDAGAPGCAAPDATIRDRVVAEAATGSCGCGHCCTTVNSEGSRVSRLGAGLRYALWDLAGDIGPWFLGGAVLAGGFTALMPPHFLAQSLGTGIWSMVAALLASLPLYVCATASTPLVAALALKGLSPGAALVFLLAGPATNAATVAVVASMLGRRAAALYVAAIALCSLGLGLVANELYARLGLNVSSWVTLGGESGPGLFGNLAAGLLLLLFAIAWLRQRLHKA from the coding sequence ATGCGCCCGCTCTTCGCAGTCGATCCCCTGGTGAAGATCCTCTACGCCTCCTGGGACGTGGTCGTGGAGGCCGCGCCCTGGATGCTGCTCGGCATCCTCGTGGCCGGGCTCCTCAAGACCCTCCTGCCCGACGACATGGTGGCCCGCCACCTGGGGCCCGGGAGCCGCTTCGCGGTGCTCAAGGCCGCGCTGCTCGGCGTGCCCATCCCCCTGTGCAGCTGCGGCGTCCTGCCCGCCGCGGCGGGGCTCAGGAAGCAGGGTGCGGGCAAGGGGGCGGCGGCCGCCTTCCTGGTGGCCACGCCCGAGACCGGCGTGGACTCCATCGCCGTGACCTACGCCCTGCTCGACCCGCTGATGACCCTGCTCAGGCCCCTGGCCGCCCTGGTCACGGCCCTGGTCACCGGCTACGGCGTCTCCTGGCTCGACCGCCGCGAGAAGGGTGACCGGAGCGTGTGGGCCGCGGAGAAGGAGGCGGCCCCAGCGGAAACCGGGGGGAAGGACATTGACTTCCAGGCCGGGGCATCCGGCGGCTCTGCGGCCCCTTCCGAAGCCGCCGCCCCTCTCGGTCCCATAGACCTCTTCCACCCCCTGCCGCCGGAGACGGACGCAGGCGCGCCCGGGTGCGCGGCGCCGGACGCCACGATCAGGGACCGCGTGGTGGCCGAGGCCGCGACCGGCAGCTGCGGCTGCGGCCACTGCTGCACCACGGTGAACTCCGAGGGCTCGCGCGTCTCCCGCCTGGGCGCGGGGCTGCGCTACGCCCTGTGGGATCTCGCGGGCGACATCGGCCCGTGGTTCCTGGGCGGCGCGGTGCTGGCGGGCGGCTTCACCGCGCTCATGCCGCCGCACTTCCTGGCCCAGTCCCTGGGCACGGGCATCTGGTCCATGGTCGCGGCGCTCCTCGCCTCCCTGCCGCTCTACGTCTGCGCCACGGCCAGCACGCCCCTTGTCGCCGCCCTGGCGCTCAAGGGGCTCTCCCCGGGCGCCGCCCTGGTCTTCCTGCTCGCCGGTCCGGCCACCAACGCGGCCACCGTGGCCGTGGTCGCCAGCATGCTCGGCCGCCGCGCCGCCGCGCTCTACGTCGCGGCCATCGCGCTCTGCTCGCTGGGCCTCGGCCTCGTGGCCAACGAGCTGTACGCCCGCCTCGGCCTGAACGTCTCGAGCTGGGTGACGCTCGGCGGCGAGAGCGGGCCGGGCCTTTTCGGCAACCTCGCGGCAGGGCTGCTCCTGCTGCTCTTCGCCATTGCCTGGCTGCGCCAGAGGCTGCACAAGGCATAG
- a CDS encoding EAL and HDOD domain-containing protein, producing the protein MLLEDAAFALPPDVCVIEVLETVRPEPDILRALRRLKDAGYILALDDFVGEPGYEPILELADIVKVDILGRSPGEVISLYKQLKPYGCKLLAEKIETVRIYELTRQLGFEYFQGFFFHKPQILTGRKISSSELSKLQLLEKLGHPDYDVNDLAQIIAVDISLSYRLLRYINSAAFSLRSKIESVRQAIVLLGQKQLAQWLRVVVMSDFSRNQRTGELAYISATRARFLELMGAATKAGQAPEALFLLGLFSLLDAIMGQSMEELMEKLPLDDDIRNALMGRESRAGRWLRLVDLFERAAWDELRGLLDEMGLDPEMVARLHARAMAWAAQILGFSGVGEEPVKGDAASPATPPAAPARPRR; encoded by the coding sequence ATGCTGCTCGAGGACGCGGCCTTCGCCCTGCCCCCGGACGTCTGCGTCATCGAGGTCCTGGAGACGGTCAGGCCGGAGCCCGACATCCTGCGCGCGCTCAGGCGACTGAAGGACGCCGGCTACATCCTGGCCCTGGACGACTTCGTGGGCGAGCCCGGCTACGAGCCGATCCTCGAGCTCGCGGACATCGTCAAGGTCGACATCCTCGGCCGCTCGCCGGGGGAGGTCATCTCCCTCTACAAGCAGCTGAAGCCTTACGGCTGCAAGCTTTTGGCCGAGAAGATCGAGACCGTGCGCATCTACGAGCTGACGCGCCAGCTCGGCTTCGAGTATTTCCAGGGATTCTTCTTCCACAAGCCGCAGATCCTCACCGGCCGCAAGATCAGCAGCTCGGAGCTCTCCAAGCTCCAGCTCCTGGAGAAGCTCGGCCACCCGGACTACGACGTCAACGACCTGGCCCAGATCATCGCCGTGGACATCTCCCTGTCCTACCGGCTGCTGCGCTACATCAACTCCGCCGCCTTCTCGCTGCGCTCCAAGATCGAATCCGTGCGCCAGGCCATCGTCCTGCTCGGGCAGAAGCAGCTCGCGCAGTGGCTGCGCGTGGTGGTCATGTCCGATTTCAGCCGCAACCAGCGCACCGGCGAGCTGGCCTACATCTCGGCCACGCGCGCCCGCTTCCTCGAGCTCATGGGCGCGGCGACCAAGGCGGGTCAGGCCCCGGAAGCCCTCTTCCTGCTCGGCCTGTTCTCGCTCCTGGACGCCATCATGGGCCAGAGCATGGAGGAGCTGATGGAAAAGCTCCCCCTGGACGACGACATCAGGAACGCCCTCATGGGGCGGGAGTCGCGCGCGGGCCGATGGCTCAGGCTGGTGGACCTCTTCGAGCGCGCCGCGTGGGACGAGCTGCGGGGGCTGCTGGACGAGATGGGGCTCGACCCCGAGATGGTGGCCAGGCTGCACGCCAGGGCCATGGCCTGGGCCGCCCAGATCCTCGGCTTCTCGGGCGTCGGGGAAGAGCCGGTCAAGGGCGACGCGGCTTCGCCCGCCACGCCACCAGCCGCGCCCGCACGCCCCCGCAGATAG
- the mscL gene encoding large-conductance mechanosensitive channel protein MscL — MKLLEEFKTFAVKGNAVDMAVGIIVGAAFGKIVSSLVADVIMPPIGLALGGVNFTGLTVTLRQAAGDTPAVVLRYGAFIQTVVDFAIVAFAVFLLVKGINSLKRKEEAAPAAPPAPTKSEVLLGEIRDLLKDGNR; from the coding sequence ATGAAACTGCTCGAGGAATTCAAGACCTTCGCCGTCAAGGGCAACGCCGTGGACATGGCCGTGGGCATCATCGTCGGCGCGGCCTTCGGCAAGATCGTCAGCTCGCTCGTGGCCGACGTGATCATGCCGCCCATCGGGCTCGCGCTCGGCGGGGTGAACTTCACGGGCCTGACCGTGACCCTGCGCCAGGCCGCGGGTGACACCCCCGCGGTGGTCCTGCGCTACGGCGCCTTCATCCAGACCGTGGTGGACTTCGCCATCGTCGCCTTTGCGGTCTTCCTGCTGGTCAAGGGCATCAACTCGCTCAAGCGCAAGGAGGAGGCCGCCCCGGCCGCGCCGCCGGCGCCGACCAAGAGCGAGGTTCTGCTGGGCGAGATCAGGGACCTGCTGAAGGACGGCAACCGCTGA
- the argC gene encoding N-acetyl-gamma-glutamyl-phosphate reductase: MPSLFRAGLVGVTGYTGMELARLLASHPSLELVRATSRSEAGRRLADLFPHLEKTAPGDVVVSEPDVADLKAACDVVFLAVPHGTAMDMAGELLDAGARVVDLSADFRLHDKDVYEKWYGLAHRRTDLLGEAVFGLVELYREKVKHARLVANPGCYPTSAILGLTPALESGIAEPDGIVIDSKSGATGAGRGAKVPMLFCEVSDSFRAYGIGTHRHTPEIEQELSKAAGGELTVSFNPHLLPLNRGILSTMYLRLKKPMTTAEVREIYLSRYADERWVRVLPEGRFPETRSVRGTMFCDLGLVSDPRTGRLVVLSAIDNLCRGASGQALANANLMLGLPEDAGLTLAPLAP, from the coding sequence ATGCCCTCTCTCTTTCGCGCCGGACTGGTCGGAGTGACCGGCTACACCGGCATGGAACTGGCCCGGCTCCTGGCCTCCCACCCGTCCCTCGAACTCGTGCGCGCCACCTCGCGCAGCGAGGCGGGCAGGCGCCTGGCCGACCTCTTCCCCCATCTGGAGAAGACCGCTCCCGGAGACGTGGTCGTGAGCGAGCCCGACGTGGCGGACCTGAAGGCCGCCTGCGACGTGGTCTTCCTGGCCGTGCCCCACGGCACCGCCATGGACATGGCGGGCGAGCTGCTCGACGCGGGCGCCCGCGTGGTGGACCTCTCGGCCGACTTCAGGCTGCACGACAAGGACGTGTACGAGAAGTGGTACGGCCTGGCCCACCGCCGCACCGACCTCCTGGGCGAGGCGGTCTTCGGCCTCGTGGAACTCTACCGCGAGAAGGTGAAGCACGCCCGCCTGGTGGCCAACCCGGGCTGCTACCCGACCTCGGCCATCCTCGGCCTGACCCCGGCGCTGGAATCGGGCATCGCGGAGCCGGACGGCATCGTCATCGACTCCAAGTCCGGAGCCACGGGCGCCGGTCGCGGGGCCAAGGTGCCCATGCTCTTCTGCGAGGTCTCGGACAGCTTCCGTGCCTACGGCATCGGCACGCACCGCCACACGCCGGAGATCGAGCAGGAGCTTTCCAAGGCCGCGGGCGGAGAGCTGACCGTCTCCTTCAACCCGCACCTGCTGCCCCTGAACCGGGGCATCCTCTCGACCATGTACCTGCGGCTCAAAAAGCCCATGACCACGGCCGAGGTGCGCGAGATCTACCTTTCCCGCTACGCTGACGAGCGCTGGGTCAGGGTGCTGCCCGAGGGCAGGTTCCCGGAAACGCGCAGCGTGCGCGGCACCATGTTCTGCGACCTAGGACTCGTGTCCGATCCCCGCACCGGGCGGCTGGTCGTGCTCTCGGCCATAGACAACCTCTGCCGCGGCGCGAGCGGACAGGCGCTGGCCAACGCCAACCTGATGCTCGGCCTGCCGGAGGACGCGGGCCTGACCCTGGCGCCGCTTGCGCCATGA
- a CDS encoding DUF1844 domain-containing protein, translating into MPEVTFSTFVLSLASSALVHLGEVPAPESGTMQEDLTLAKHTIDILCMLKCKTAKCLEPDEARLLEDVLFELRMKYVAKTK; encoded by the coding sequence ATGCCCGAGGTGACCTTCTCCACCTTCGTCCTGTCGCTGGCCTCCTCGGCCCTGGTGCACCTCGGCGAGGTGCCCGCGCCCGAAAGCGGCACGATGCAGGAGGACCTGACCCTGGCCAAGCACACCATCGACATCCTGTGCATGCTGAAGTGCAAGACCGCCAAGTGCCTGGAGCCCGACGAGGCCCGGCTGCTCGAGGACGTGCTCTTCGAGCTGCGCATGAAATACGTCGCCAAGACGAAGTAA